A section of the Primulina eburnea isolate SZY01 chromosome 1, ASM2296580v1, whole genome shotgun sequence genome encodes:
- the LOC140837315 gene encoding uncharacterized protein isoform X2 encodes MMMGRGTICGGDGGHAQNQKQKVKISSLDQPFDSIFTSASSNPFTGAMVNFGAFSVNMSGNLFCRSFVEREEISGDEYLDEYFSHPEKKRRLTVDQVQFLEKSFEAENKLEPERKNQLALELGLQPRQIAIWFQNRRARSRTKKVETDYESLSEKYNCLKNNYDNLLKENEKLNLEVFHLKENLDAKEKEKENSQSCMMKGPSESWMEKPISAAVSKDKGYTVLAVACLNEDQSEARSDSSTGTDSLCYNNERLSLLFETGDSSQVIEPDQTDFSDESLKQAYVSPKSKEGYCHGPPANSRFPIEDHGFSFWSY; translated from the exons ATGATGATGGGTAGGGGGACGATATGTGGTGGTGATGGTGGCCATGCTCAGAATCAGAAGCAGAAAGTCAAGATTTCTTCTCTTGATCAGCCTTTTGATTCAATCTTTACGTCTGCTTCTTCAAATCCTTTTACCG GTGCCATGGTTAATTTTGGAGCTTTTAGTGTAAACATGTCTGGAAACTTGTTTTGTCGATCTTTCGTCGAACGAGAAGAGATAAGTGGAGATGAGTACTTGGATGAGTATTTCAGTCATCCTGAGAAGAAGAGGCGTCTTACGGTGGACCAAGTTCAGTTTCTTGAGAAGAGTTTCGAGGCTGAAAATAAACTCGAACCAGAAAGAAAGAACCAGCTCGCTTTAGAGCTCGGTTTACAGCCTCGACAGATTGCAATATGGTTCCAAAACCGCAGGGCTCGGTCGAGGACAAAGAAAGTAGAAACTGATTATGAGTCATTAAGCGAGAAATATAATTGCCTGAAAAACAATTACGATAACCTTCTCAAGGAGAATGAGAAACTCAATCTAGAG GTTTTTCACCTCAAAGAAAATCTTGATGCTAAAGAAAAGGAGAAGGAAAACTCGCAATCGTGCATGATGAAAGGACCATCTGAATCATGGATGGAAAAACCCATATCTGCTGCGGTCTCTAAAGACAAAGGATACACAGTGTTGGCAGTGGCATGTCTAAATGAAGACCAAAGTGAAGCCAGGAGTGATTCAAGTACCGGTACAGATAGTCTATGTTACAATAATGAGAGACTCTCTTTGCTTTTTGAAACAGGTGATTCTTCTCAAGTGATTGAACCTGATCAGACGGATTTTTCAGATGAATCTTTGAAACAAGCTTACGTCTCTCCAAAGAGCAAAGAAGGCTACTGCCACGGCCCCCCTGCAAACTCACGGTTTCCGATCGAAGACCATGGCTTTAGCTTCTGGTCATATTGA
- the LOC140837315 gene encoding uncharacterized protein isoform X1, producing MMMGRGTICGGDGGHAQNQKQKVKISSLDQPFDSIFTSASSNPFTGSGAMVNFGAFSVNMSGNLFCRSFVEREEISGDEYLDEYFSHPEKKRRLTVDQVQFLEKSFEAENKLEPERKNQLALELGLQPRQIAIWFQNRRARSRTKKVETDYESLSEKYNCLKNNYDNLLKENEKLNLEVFHLKENLDAKEKEKENSQSCMMKGPSESWMEKPISAAVSKDKGYTVLAVACLNEDQSEARSDSSTGTDSLCYNNERLSLLFETGDSSQVIEPDQTDFSDESLKQAYVSPKSKEGYCHGPPANSRFPIEDHGFSFWSY from the exons ATGATGATGGGTAGGGGGACGATATGTGGTGGTGATGGTGGCCATGCTCAGAATCAGAAGCAGAAAGTCAAGATTTCTTCTCTTGATCAGCCTTTTGATTCAATCTTTACGTCTGCTTCTTCAAATCCTTTTACCG GCTCAGGTGCCATGGTTAATTTTGGAGCTTTTAGTGTAAACATGTCTGGAAACTTGTTTTGTCGATCTTTCGTCGAACGAGAAGAGATAAGTGGAGATGAGTACTTGGATGAGTATTTCAGTCATCCTGAGAAGAAGAGGCGTCTTACGGTGGACCAAGTTCAGTTTCTTGAGAAGAGTTTCGAGGCTGAAAATAAACTCGAACCAGAAAGAAAGAACCAGCTCGCTTTAGAGCTCGGTTTACAGCCTCGACAGATTGCAATATGGTTCCAAAACCGCAGGGCTCGGTCGAGGACAAAGAAAGTAGAAACTGATTATGAGTCATTAAGCGAGAAATATAATTGCCTGAAAAACAATTACGATAACCTTCTCAAGGAGAATGAGAAACTCAATCTAGAG GTTTTTCACCTCAAAGAAAATCTTGATGCTAAAGAAAAGGAGAAGGAAAACTCGCAATCGTGCATGATGAAAGGACCATCTGAATCATGGATGGAAAAACCCATATCTGCTGCGGTCTCTAAAGACAAAGGATACACAGTGTTGGCAGTGGCATGTCTAAATGAAGACCAAAGTGAAGCCAGGAGTGATTCAAGTACCGGTACAGATAGTCTATGTTACAATAATGAGAGACTCTCTTTGCTTTTTGAAACAGGTGATTCTTCTCAAGTGATTGAACCTGATCAGACGGATTTTTCAGATGAATCTTTGAAACAAGCTTACGTCTCTCCAAAGAGCAAAGAAGGCTACTGCCACGGCCCCCCTGCAAACTCACGGTTTCCGATCGAAGACCATGGCTTTAGCTTCTGGTCATATTGA